The following nucleotide sequence is from Geotrypetes seraphini chromosome 10, aGeoSer1.1, whole genome shotgun sequence.
tatcctgccattgtatcgggcgatgatgcgtctgcatctggagtactgcgtccaatattggtcgccgtaccttaagaaggacatggtgttactcgagaaggttcagaggagagcggcgcgtctgataaaagggatggaaaacctttcatacgctgagagattggagaaactgggtctctcttccctggagaagagacttagaggggatatgatagagacttataagatcatgaggggcatagagagagtagagagggacagattcttcaaactttctaaaaataaaagaacaagagggcactcggaaaagttgaaaggggacagattcaaaacgaatgctaggaagttcttctttacccaacaagtggtggacaactggaatgcgcttccagagggcgtaatagggcagagtaccgtactggggtttaagaaagaattggacaatttcctgctggaaaaggggatataagggtataaatagaggattactgcacaggtcctggacctgttgtccgctcacgcggcggcccttctgggcacgatggacctcagatctgacccagcagaggcattgcttatgttcttacctgtttgAAGTTGGACATGCCTGGAATACATTATCTGAAGGCAAGCAACTTTTGCAAAATAAATTTCAAATATAAAGTCATCTAAAAATTATGATTCAGAATTCTACTTGTCAACAGAGTTCTGGCAGATTCTGCGGCCAAATCTATCCAAGGTTTTCCCTTCTCTGCCTGGGGGATTGCTGGCAAGTCCTAGAACTATTAGATTTCTTTAATGCTGATTTAATTAAAAAAGGACTTATGTTGAAGTTGCGGTCTGTTAAACCCTGGACAGGACTGAACTCGGTAGAGTGTGTTGAGTTTTCTGGGAGATACTGGTATTAAGAGACGTTTCCCAGTTTTTGAACATAGTCTCTTTCATCAAGCTGTGAAACAGTAGTTTGAGACAGCTCTTTGGTCATTCTTTGGTAATCTAGGGCATCCATAAGTTCAGCCCTAGGCTTGGCCTCAGAGTCCATCTTTATTGGCAAGGCATTACTCATCTGTCTTATAAATCTGGTGAAAGACAGACTGTCTAGTGGTGACCTCCTTCGAAGAGGACAGGGAGAAGGGTCTGAAGGGATGCCATATGAGTCTTGATCAGATATCCATGATCTGAGGAGTGTCAAGACAGATCAGAGCCATACCTTGGGAATCGAGATAGACGTCAAGATGATGGCTTACGAGAAGGACATCGTGAAGGAGAACATCAAGAACTGTACCATGAAGAACTTAAGAAACATTCTTCGTGCAGAGTGTCAGTGTCGAGACCTGGAGTGTCCATAGCCTGAAGATGAATTTTGTTCCCTGGATGATCATCTAGACATTGATTGATGACGATGCGGGGTCTGAGACCTGATTCTAGGTGGCAGTTGAGAGCTCTGCTCAGACTGGGCTGGTACTGAAGGTGTTGAGACAAGTAACTGCATCATAGATTTCTGCAGCGTCTCAGCCAATTCCTTTTATAAGAATTGTTGAATCTGGTCCTGTAAGGAAAGCGCCGGCACCGGAGTAGGAATTGGTACTGATGGCACAGGCTGAATATGGTGTTGAGGCACTGGTGACCTCAATGTAGAGGCACGCCTTCAAGGAGACaccagctgcagggatggagatcgGGTCTTGGTGCATCATTGCTTCGAATGCATCAATGGTGTAGACACATAAGACAACGGCAAGGCATGCCTGAAGAGAGAAGaatgtttatgcttcttagctttttttatGTACTTCTGATAAGAGGTAGTGTTGGTGAGGACATTTGGCGATGAGTAAACGTCACCGGTACCGGAACAGACACCAAAGGCTGAAGTTGAGCACCATGGTCTGAGTCAGCAGACATAGCTGGTGTTCCTAATGTTGAGCTAAAAAGCTTATCGAACTATAATTGGCGAACTCTAAGGGACCATTTTTGTAAAGTAGAGCAGCATGTGCAAAAATATGGTCAGTGTTGGGAACCATGGCACTGAATACCCAAGTTGCATGGATCAATGACAGATATTGTCTGGTTACACCGAGTGCACTACTTAAAACCACTTGGAGCCCTGGACATAGAGGGAATCAACGTCGCCAGCTAGACCGAAGGATTCAGTGGCCTGGGGAGAGCGAGTTAAAGTCAATCTGAAAAAGGCTCAATGCTCCAGGTCCCAAACaaaagttttcattaaaattaaacaaaactCACTGcgataaaagaaaatataaagaaaatcaaAATGGGGAAAAAATGGATGGgaaggtagaaaaattaagaaACTTTTGACGTACTTGGAAAGATTTCAAGAACACAGCTtcttagctccatggaaaactaagaactgatggtcccatgagccacCAGAGAGGAAGATACTGACACATGCGTGGTAGGGCGGTCTCAAGACTTGACTTAAAATTTTTAAAGTGATAGTACACTAACACTATCtgtactgggctctgtggatgatgtcacttacctgtgagaatatgctgtctactTGTTCTAGGATAAAAAATGTGAAGTCACTAAGGTAAACCCTAgcttttaaacaaacaaaaacaaaaatctttaaAGATGCTGGAGGGTGCACACTTACCATATGGATATCCCCAAGTGCTGTACTCAGGAGGTAAGATAAGTGAACCAGCTGTGGATAAAGGCACAACAGCTCCTTCAGCATAATATGGGACTGTTGCACCCGTGGAAAGGCATAGTGTGGGGTGATTAGGAGATCCAGAAGAGTCAGGTTCTGTCTGGTTTCCCTGGAAACTTAAGCCTGGAGCATAGCTGAATGGAGAATGCTGCTGCTGGGAGTGACACTTGGTAGGGATTGATATATTGTCCATGGGATGGTAACCACTGGCAGTGTCTTCATCTGCTGGTGGTGCACTAGGTACAAGCATGGATGGGTTTTCTGTAACTGAGCTGGATGGATTAAGATGCTCTCTGTTTACAGCAATGTTCCCAATATAAATAGGCAAGGTGACGACTACATCGGGGTTCTTGATGGAAACCTGGTTGAAACAAATTAAAACTTCTTAAGAATACCAGTTACTACTGCATTATGTGTATAGCCCATACATTATGCTGCTGTTTCTAAGCCTTGTATGATTCGCAAAGGGGTAACCAGCACAAAAGTTCTTTAGTAGACTATTTAGAAGCAAAAGTCCTAAACCCAACTTTGCCATAATTAAAGAAAGATTAAATTGCATGGTCTCACTATAGGATAAAGTAAAACCCAATAGCACTAACACTGCCCTGCGTCAGACCCCGTCCAGAAAGGAATCAGGATATTCCTGAGGAAAACTTTCACCAGGTTCTAAAAGACTGCAATCTGCACCTCCCATTAGAGGAATGTCGCTATTAGAGGTCTATTTTTGGGGGGTGGCGTTTGTTGGCTAAATATTGTGAACAGTTCCTTGCAACTGTATTAGAGCCCCACAGCTGGTAGATTCCTGCTGAGCTaacatctttttctctctcatatTCAGACACACCAAAGCAGTGCAATCCCAAAGCAGATAGAGTAAGACATCCAAGGAGGCCTGATGTGAACACAATGCTTTGTCAAATAATTTCCCAAGGACAGGAAAAAAGCAAAGGACAGTGGTGTGATGCATTCACACTTACCTGGATATAATAGTCAATGTTAATGAGACTGCAGCCTTGCAGAAGGGACTGAGGCAGTGCTGGAACCAGGATCTGCTCCTTCCACTCTGCATGCTTCCATGCCTTGACCGCAGATCCCTCTACCTCTGCGATGGTTCGCAGATCATATATGGATCTCTTAGATTTATATGCCACTTTCTGTAAGGGAGAAAAATAACTCAAGGGTAAAGAACACATGATGGAATTCAGTACTCCATTCACACACCAAAATTTTGCCTCCCTTGAAAAGGTTTTAGAAGGCCTGCTCCCTTTTCTGCTCTAAAACAAATAAAGTTCTATAATGTCACTGTCTAACAAGCTATGGAGCGCAGCAACGGGAGGTATAATGCATGTAAAAACCTTAAATTTTGtgaaaagacctcagtgtggatTGAAAAGTCAGGTAAACGTATAAAATGTTCAACCCGTGTACGGGCAACAGCCCAGCATACCACACCATCATAGAGTCTTCATGTGTGCAATATAAATTCAGTGAAAATAAAGTGCAATGACGCTTAATAATTAACACGAAAGTGTACACTCAgtgctgcgctagcagtttgaaATACAAAAAATCTGCACAGCCATAACAGGTAAATCAAAATAAACTTATCTCAATGGGAGATCCGATGTGAGCCTGGACTCCCAAAGACTCTTCAAAGCCTGGATGCATAAAGATGACAAGCTGCAAATGAATCAGAAGTTGCTCAAAATGTAGATGGTTCAACTGAACTTCAGTTTTGGATaaaaatccttcttcaggaacctccaGTTATTAAGAGCTAAGACAAAAGCAGCAGCAAAAAGGCTACGAAACACCCAGCACAGCAAAGGCAGTTGAGAGACAAAACTGAGTGCATGCCTTTTGAACAAGAAACCGGAAGGATGTCACTAatgaagcacaggcagaaaattAAATAATGGTATTCCATTCAATGTTTTCATTAAGAACTGCAGGAAATATGGAGTTGTGttcaaaaatccaatattgttcacGATATTGGATGTAATGTTTTTTGTAACCTGTAAAATTGGGAGGTAAAGAATCAATGATTAGCCATCTGAGCTGCTCAAACGTGTGAATTGCAAGCAGTGAGGAATCATGGGAGCTGTAGTTGTGGCCGTATGTAATCTACTCTTGTGTTCTACTAGATGCATTTTAATACGTCTAAACGTGCGGCCCATGTAAATGAGATGACAAGGACAAATGTTTATGTAAACAGCCCAAGAAGTGGTGCAAGAGGTTTGTTGCTTAAGGATGCATTTCTTGTTTGATTGAGGGTTCTTACATGTGGCACAAGATAGAGGTATTGCACATACTGCAAGAGACGCAAGGATAATGACCCTGCAGGAAACCTTCTTGAGACTGAACAATGGCCCTTTTGTGATTCAACAAGTTACCCAAATTTTTAGTTCTTTTGTAGGCAATGCAAGGGCCCTTGTTAAATGATTCAAGAACAGAAAATATATGCCACTTTCGCCGATCTGTCAGAATGCGTTAAAACACAAACTTGTTTTTCCAAAGGGACTTTGGGTTGAGTTTGAAGAAGTAAGGCAGAATCAGCAAATAGAGACCGATGATACGCTTGACATATAGTCCAAGATGGATAGTTCCGTGCTTTAAACCTCGCTTTCAATATCTTGGCTTCTTTTTTTATTCCTGGTCCATGGAACAAATTCTGAGGATCTGCAAAAAAACCTAACTTTTAGACGTGTAGGATGACTACTGTCATATCTGAGATAAGTATTTTTTCAGTAGATGTCCGATAAACTGAAGAGATCAAACAATTATCCTGTTTGCCAACTTTAGTGTCAAAGAAGGTGATAGAATGAGCACTATGTTCCATGGTAAATTTGAGATTCACGTCTAAACTATTGATCCAGATCTTAAATTGGATTAGAGTATCAGGAGTGCCGgtccagatttaaaaaaaatatcatcaatatatCTGGACCAGGCCTGAATGTATTGAAACCGGTCAGATCTATATAGATAGGTTTCTTCAAAAGAGGTGACATAGAGGTTGGCCACACTAGGAGCCATGGCAATGCCCATGGCTACTCCATGTAAATGAAGGTAAGACTTCttcatattggaaaa
It contains:
- the ARRDC1 gene encoding arrestin domain-containing protein 1 isoform X2; its protein translation is MGRVQHFEIRLSNSRVIYSPGEPLTGTVILRLAGALPYKGTLNAGEHSFPFQFLLPASAPSSFEGPFGKVIHQVRAVIDTPRFSKDYKCSKVFYILAALNLNEIPGIEQPNVVSTTKKFSYKLVKTGNLTLSVTSDLKGYIVGQVINLHTDIMNKSGKDTAAVVASLIQKVAYKSKRSIYDLRTIAEVEGSAVKAWKHAEWKEQILVPALPQSLLQGCSLINIDYYIQVSIKNPDVVVTLPIYIGNIAVNREHLNPSSSVTENPSMLVPSAPPADEDTASGYHPMDNISIPTKCHSQQQHSPFSYAPGLSFQGNQTEPDSSGSPNHPTLCLSTGATVPYYAEGAVVPLSTAGSLILPPEYSTWGYPYEAPPSYEQSCSSANSSISNGN